A region from the Lemur catta isolate mLemCat1 chromosome 7, mLemCat1.pri, whole genome shotgun sequence genome encodes:
- the HARBI1 gene encoding putative nuclease HARBI1, protein MAIPITVLDCDLLLYGRGHRTLDRFKLDDVTDEYLMSMYGFPRHFIYYLVELLGASLSRPTQRSRAISPETQILAALGFYTSGSFQTRMGDAIGISQASMSRCVANVTEALVERASQFIRFPADEASMQALKDEFYGLAGMPGVIGVVDCIHVAIKAPNAEDLSYVNRKGLHSLNCLMVCDIRGALMTVETNWPGSLQDYAVLQQSSLSSQFEAGMHKDSWFLGDSSFFLRTWLMTPLHIPETPAEYRYNMAHSATHSVIEKTFRTLYSRFRCLDGSKGALQYSPEKSSHIILACCVLHNISLEHGMDVWSSPMTGPMEQPPEEEYEHMESLDLEADRIRQELMLTHFS, encoded by the exons ATGGCTATACCAATAACAGTGCTTGACTGTGATCTCTTACTGTATGGCCGAGGTCACCGGACATTGGACCGCTTTAAGCTGGATGATGTGACTGATGAATACTTGATGTCCATGTATGGGTTTCCTcgacattttatttattacttggTGGAGCTCCTGGGGGCAAGCCTATCTAGACCTACTCAGCGATCCAGGGCTATTAGCCCAGAGACACAGATCCTTGCAGCATTGGGCTTTTATACCTCAGGTTCCTTCCAGACTCGGATGGGAGATGCTATTGGTATCAGTCAGGCTTCTATGAGTCGTTGTGTTGCCAATGTCACTGAAGCACTTGTGGAAAGGGCCTCACAGTTCATTCGCTTTCCAGCTGATGAAGCTTCCATGCAGGCTCTGAAAGATGAATTCTATGGTTTGGCAGGGATGCCAGGGGTGATAGGGGTGGTTGACTGTATCCACGTGGCAATCAAGGCACCAAATGCTGAAGACCTCTCCTATGTGAACCGCAAAGGTCTGCATTCTTTAAACTGCCTGATGGTGTGTGACATCAGAGGAGCGCTAATGACTGTGGAGACAAACTGGCCAGGCAGCCTACAGGACTATGCTGTACTGCAGCAGTCTTCTCTCAGTAGTCAGTTTGAAGCCGGGATGCACAAAGATAGCTGGTTTCTTG GTGACAGTTCCTTCTTTCTCCGTACCTGGCTCATGACACCACTTCATATTCCTGAAACTCCAGCAGAATATCGCTATAACATGGCCCATTCTGCAACTCACAGTGTGATTGAGAAGACTTTCCGAACCCTCTATTCTCGATTCCGCTGCCTGGATGGATCCAAGGGGGCACTGCAGTACTCACCAGAAAAGTCCAGCCACATCATCTTGGCTTGTTGTGTCCTCCACAACATCTCCCTAGAGCATGGGATGGATGTTTGGTCCTCTCCAATGACAGGACCCATGGAACAGCCCCCTGAGGAAGAGTATGAGCACATGGAGTCCCTGGACTTAGAGGCTGACCGTATCCGTCAGGAGCTGATGCTCACTCATTTTAGCTAA